The window TTTTTCTTATTGTTCAAGTTATAAGTTTTTCGCCTTTTCCATGACAATTCCTGCTTTAATCTTTATTTTTCTGTTTTTTATTAGTAAAAACCCTATTTTCTTATGTATCTTTAATTCTGTATTGCTATTTTAAATTCCTGCCTTAGTTGTATAATTATTACATTATTATAGATTTACACAATTATTTAACTCTTTTAACATCAGTGCTGTCGACGGTTTTTGCCCGGTCCACAATTCAAAAGCTAAGGCTCCTTGCTCAACCAACATCCCTGCTCCGTTAACAATTTTATGTCCATGTTTTTCGGCATTTTTTAGAAATTTCGTTTTAGCCGGAGTATAGATTAAATCACTAATCACAACATTTTTTTGTAATAAACTCCAATCTAGTGGCGGTTCTCTATCAATCATTTTATGCATTCCCAGTGGCGTCGAGTTTATAACCAAGTGACATTGACGCAAAGCTTTTTTAAAGGGAATTGAATCCCAATCCAAAGCTTTTACGGCACCATAATCTGTAAATATTTCCGCTAAATCCTTTGCTTTAACTACATTTCTTGCACCAATAGTAATTGAGGTAACACCTTGTTCTAACAGTCCCCAAATTACGGCTCTAGCAGCTCCACCAGCACCATAAAGCACCACTTCTTTCCCTTTAAGCTCAACATTTTCATTATACAGCGACTTAATATAGCCCCCAGCATCAGTATTGTAACCAATTAATTTTTCCTCACTGATTACAATCGTATTTACGGCGCCAACCATTCTGGCACTTTGATCAATTTCATCTAAATATTGAATAACATTAACCTTGTGCGGAATAGTAACATTAATCCCACAAAAGCCAAGCGCCTTCAAACCACTTATCGCCTGCCCTAAATTCTCCGGCAATACCGGCATCGCAATATAGTTATAATCAAGCCCGAGTTCCTGTAAAGCTGCGTTTTGCATTACTGGAGACAACGAGTGTTCTACCGGACAACCAATAATCCCTAAATTTTTTGTTTTACCCGTTATTATCATATATACCCTCTATTCATAATTTGTATTATTGCCACTACGCAATTGAATTGCTTCTGCAATGTGATTTTCTGTAATATCAGTACTGCCAGCTAGGTCAGCAATAGTCTGTCCCACCTTGATAATGCGGTCATAACTTCTGGCGCTAAGTTTCATTTTGTCAAAAGCTTGCCCTAAAAGTTCTTGCGCCTTTGCCGTTAGTTTACAATTCTTTTTAATCTGAGTATGACTCATCTGTGCATTACAATTTATTTTATATGGTGTAAGTCGCTGTTGCTGAATTTTCCTTGCTACTTCAACTCGTTGACGAATTTCAAGAGAGCTTTCCGTCGGTTTATTGCCGACAAACTCATTATATTCAAGCCTTGGCACATTAATTTGCAAATCAATTCGATCCAACAATGGCCCTGACATTTTCTTCACATATCTTCTAATTTCATTAGGAGTACAACTACAAGAATTACTATTATCACCAAACTTACCACACGGGCAAGGATTGGTACTGGCTATTAACATTAAGTTCGCCGGATAATTAACAGTAATATTAGCTCTAGTAATACTAACACTGCCGTCTTCCAACGGTTGCCTTAAAACTTCCAACGTATTTTTCGAAAATTCTAAGACCTCATCTAAAAATAACACGCCATTATGACTTAAGGTAACTTCGCCCGGCTTAGGATATTTCCCTCCGCCAATTAATCCAATATCAGAAATAGTATGGTGGGGATTTCTAAAGGGACGCACCAACATTAAACCTTCCTGGTCACTAAGCAAACCGGCAACACTATAGATTTTTGTTACTTCCAAGGCTTCAGTTATCGTCATCGTCGGTAAAATAGAATTTATTCGCTTTGCCAACATCGTTTTGCCAGAACCCGGCGGACCGGTCATTAAAACATTATGCCCACCGGCCGCAGCAATTTCTAAGGCACGTTTTGCTTGAAATTGCCCTTGAACATCAGCAAAATCTTCGCC of the Negativicutes bacterium genome contains:
- a CDS encoding shikimate dehydrogenase, which gives rise to MITGKTKNLGIIGCPVEHSLSPVMQNAALQELGLDYNYIAMPVLPENLGQAISGLKALGFCGINVTIPHKVNVIQYLDEIDQSARMVGAVNTIVISEEKLIGYNTDAGGYIKSLYNENVELKGKEVVLYGAGGAARAVIWGLLEQGVTSITIGARNVVKAKDLAEIFTDYGAVKALDWDSIPFKKALRQCHLVINSTPLGMHKMIDREPPLDWSLLQKNVVISDLIYTPAKTKFLKNAEKHGHKIVNGAGMLVEQGALAFELWTGQKPSTALMLKELNNCVNL
- a CDS encoding YifB family Mg chelatase-like AAA ATPase, which codes for MFVETYGSNTIGVNGVLINVEVDMANGIPCLEIVGLPDTAVRESRERVKAAIKNSGYKFPTKKITINLAPADLKKDSSGLDLPIAVGLMAASMEITPQSYQQAMFVAELSLDGKLRGVNGLLPMAVNAQEKGLKKLFVAPQNMQEAVLVQGLEVYAIETLRELISFLKGETMLEPVRKNNIEFRIENTGEDFADVQGQFQAKRALEIAAAGGHNVLMTGPPGSGKTMLAKRINSILPTMTITEALEVTKIYSVAGLLSDQEGLMLVRPFRNPHHTISDIGLIGGGKYPKPGEVTLSHNGVLFLDEVLEFSKNTLEVLRQPLEDGSVSITRANITVNYPANLMLIASTNPCPCGKFGDNSNSCSCTPNEIRRYVKKMSGPLLDRIDLQINVPRLEYNEFVGNKPTESSLEIRQRVEVARKIQQQRLTPYKINCNAQMSHTQIKKNCKLTAKAQELLGQAFDKMKLSARSYDRIIKVGQTIADLAGSTDITENHIAEAIQLRSGNNTNYE